AGAACTCGGTATGACCACCCACGTTGGGAACGTTTTGTCTTCTGATGTCTTTTATTCAAACTACTTTGAAAAGAACATCGAGCTTGGTAAATGGGGAGTCAAGGCTGTGGAAATGGAAGCAGCAGCCCTTTACTATCTGGCAGCCCAACACCATGTTGACGCGCTAGCTATCATGACAATTTCTGATAGCTTGGTTAATCCAGATGAAGACACAACTGCAGAAGAACGTCAAAACACCTTCACTGATATGATGAAGGTTGGTTTGGAAACATTGATTGCTGACTAAAGGTAGGCTATATTCAGAATGATTTCTCTTGTTCTTAAAATGATAACCACCAACAATGAATCAATCCTGAAATAGGCAAGAATAAGGAAATTGAAGGAAGCCTAATTGTGTCAAAGGACCGAGACTAGTCAGTTTAATATCTAAATCATAATCAAATAAAGTTGGAAGCCAAGTTGACAAGAAGTCAAGACTTTCAACTTTTTAACTTGAAAATTCCTAGGAGTACAAAATGGATAAGATTGAACAATTACAAGGTATTATTGATCAAAGTCAGAGAATTGTCTTTTTCGGTGGTGCAGGGGTTTCTACAGAGTCTAATATTCCAGATTTTCGTAGTTCAGATGGTATATATAGTCTGAAACTAGGTCGCCATTTTACTGCCGAGCAACTGGTTTCACGCACTATGTTTGAGCGCTATCCAGAGGATTTTTTTGATTTCTACAAAAAGTATCTGCTCTATCCTGATGCCAAGCCGAATTTAGCACATGATTATCTAGCGTCGTTGGAAAAAACAGGTAAATTAAAGGCGATTGTGACGCAAAATATCGATAGTCTCCATGAAATGGCAGGATCTCAGAAAATTTTGAAACTGCATGGTAGTGCAGATCGTAATTATTGTTTGGGCTGTCATCGCTTTTATGATTTGACTGCCTTTTTGGCACTTGAAGGTCCAGTTCCCTACTGCTTAGATTGTGGCAAGGTGGTCAAACCTGACGTAACCCTTTATGAGGAAGAGCTAGATATGGATGTATTTAGTCGCGCAGCCCAAGTCATTCAGCAAGCAGATTTGTTGATTATTGGTGGCACTTCCTTAGTTGTTTACCCTGCAGCTAGCCTAATCAATTATTTTTCAGGGTCAAATCTTGTCGTTATCAACAAGTCCAGCACTCCTCAAGACAGCCAAGCTGATTTAGTTATCGAAGGTAAGATTGGAGAAGTTTTTTCTAAATTGAGACAATAAAAAAACTGAAAGAAGTAGGACTATACTTCCTTCAGTTTTTTTGTATCACGAACTCAGAAACTATGAACAAGATTCTCTTCCTTTTTTAGTCATTCACTACATACTGACCTTAATGAATGTTACTCTATTGTCTATTTTTTAAAGATCGCAAAAAACAATCAATCTCTGCTTGAGAATGGAGAATATGCATCTTTTCTGGATAAGTATTGTTTAAGTATTGG
This portion of the Streptococcus mitis B6 genome encodes:
- a CDS encoding NAD-dependent protein deacylase, giving the protein MDKIEQLQGIIDQSQRIVFFGGAGVSTESNIPDFRSSDGIYSLKLGRHFTAEQLVSRTMFERYPEDFFDFYKKYLLYPDAKPNLAHDYLASLEKTGKLKAIVTQNIDSLHEMAGSQKILKLHGSADRNYCLGCHRFYDLTAFLALEGPVPYCLDCGKVVKPDVTLYEEELDMDVFSRAAQVIQQADLLIIGGTSLVVYPAASLINYFSGSNLVVINKSSTPQDSQADLVIEGKIGEVFSKLRQ